gtgaaggtctacaattttttttctgaggtcttggctgatttcttttgattttcccatgatgtcaagcaaagaggcactgagtttaaaggtaggccttgaaatacatcaacaggtacacctccaattgattcaaatgatgtMaattagcctatcagaagcttctaaMgccatgacataattttctggaattttataagctgtttaaaggcacagtcaacttagtgtatgtaaacttctgactcactggaattgtgatacagtgaattataaatgaaataatctgtttgtaaacaattgttggaaaaattacttgtcatgcacaaagtagatgtcctaaccgacttgccaaatctatagtttgttgaAAAGAaattgtggttgaaaaacgagttttaatgactccaactaaagtgtatgtaaacttcagacttcaactgtacatcactggggccaagcttcctgccaatccaggacctatatactaggcggtgtcagaggaaSGCCCCAAAATTattaaagactccagtcacccaagtcatagagtgttctctgctaccgcaaggcaagcggtaccggagcgtcaagtcaaggaccaaaaggctcactaacagcttctaccctcaagccataagactgctgaacaattaatcaaatggccaaccagactatttacattgactcccctctccctttgtttttacactgctggtaCTCGCTGTTTATTTTATATGCATaattactttacccctacctatatgtacaaattacctcgactaacctgtacctggcaggtagcctggcaggTAGGATGCGTTGTgccattaaccgaaaggttgctaKatcaaatccccgagctgataaggtaaaaatctgtcgttctgcccctgagcaaggcagttaacccactgttccctgggtgctgatgacgtggatgtcgattaagcagttcccccacacctctctaattcagagaggttgggttaaatgcgRAAGAcagatttcagttgaatgcattcagttgtacaactgacgaggtatcccctgcacattgacttggtactggtactccctgtatacagccttgttattttaatgtattttttaaattttatttagtaaatattttcttaactctttcttgaactgcattgatggttaagggcttgtaagtaagcattttacggtaaggtctTCATCTGTTGTTTTCGGCCCATGTGAMAAATAAAATATKATTTGATTtgacaggttttctgatccacgcccctacctttttttaaaggtatctgtgatcaacagatgcatatctgtattcccactcatgtgaaatccatagattagggcctaatgcatttatttcaattgatttatttccttatatgaactgtaacacagtaaaatctttgaaattgttgcatgttgcacttacatttttgttcagtaaaattTGGAGACCAATGAACCACTGGTGTTTAGGGTGAATTTTATTCAGATTAATGTAACCTGGGCTACTTCGGATGAGCATGGCAACAGAATACATTGTATCCTGGGTGCAAGTCCCCTCCAACTCTTYGTCCATATTCAAGACACTCAAGCATTTCTGGTCTATGAATCATCTTCGCTGTTTGATGGCAAGCACACACAGCTGGGTGCACTACAGCCTTGATACTTACAAATTACCATATCATTCACAGCAASAAATATTTAGCTGCTTGTCATGCAGTCCATAATTGATAGTCTGCAATTAAACTCGGGTGAGTAGGCTGCAACATCATTTAACACATCATAGGCTACTATAGCCTAccctgaaaacatcaaaactgcatttcatcaacagaAACCCATACAAACCATTAAAAAGCAGGGAATTGCTTTGTGTGCATACAATGTAGCCCATTTTCTCCTCATTATTCTTACATAAATTGTGTACATACATAAACTGAAAACCATATTATTTTACTACTAAGTGTGAAAGCAACTGCAACAAAAACAAATTGAGAAAAACAACCACTACTACTTTATTTAAATAAAGCTACATGCCAAGTGCTTAGATACTCGTGGAATGCTAAGAAACTGTTGaaaccacatactgtacacaactgCATTGTCATGTTCAGACAAGTTTTATTCTGTCATTTTCCCAGCGCTCATCCACCTGTTCCATAAGCAAGTCATTGTATTGAACATACTTGAAAAAAATAGTATAGAACAATTAAAATTGTGTTTATTCACAAAGCCGTCGTACATTCGGCTACAGATAGGCTTTAAATCGTATCTACTTATATTATGAATACCTGCGAGTAGGACTTTACTaagtaaataataataagaaaacaaGTGTCTCGGCATTACCTATAATATCCTCGACTTCGGAGACTTGCTCTCCAGCGCGTATTCCTCCCCTGCAACTTGCAAAATACACTATCGACMACCTTGGATTTAAAAAACGTCCTTGGCACTGTAAGTGGTGTCTTCAGCGATGGGATGTTCCGCGCCTTGACCGACTGTGCCTTGGCGCTGCCAATGCCATAAATGTGTTCATCATAAAGCCTCTYCACCAATCACCTGTCATGTGATTCTAAGGGCGTGCCATCCCATCAAACTATACAGCCCATGTGCTCTAGCTACTCTTCCTTCTCAATACGTGAACAAGACTACATGTCAACTCAAATCTGCAACAAATTATTGTAATCACGTGTAATAAATATATTACAACTCATCACATCTTGTGTATGCTATTTGTGTACAcataaatacacttttttttttttttggggggggggggggtcccattTACCTGTGCAAATTTGTATCTCACTTGGTTGAGTCTGCCATGGCCCAGCACGTGCACAATATTATATACCCTAGGACTGTAGGACTAAAACATATAGCCAGCCTATCATTTGGACGCTTGGCTCACTGGCGTTTGTGCTGACGTTCTTGACAACAGTGCCATCTGCTGATTATAAGTGAGACAAGCATAGTTATACAAAAAAACTCTACAAAAATATCTCAGGTTAGATTACCACAgcatgagtcataatacccataaaacctagcggccaaacaaggaaatggttccatcgttttccaccatacattttttaCCCATATGGGATTtacctggcgtgacgttttgataaccatgtaactctctctaggacaaggtgacttatcaaaaCAGTCGCCTGTATCTACCCCCCCAAAattaaatgctaattagctgattatgtggctatcataaagaactacaaatgccatgatgatttGGACGAGACAGCCGAAttaaggcaaaggtaagaatctctggattaacatATAATGTTAGCTTAATTTAGTAACAaatttagtaatgaataaataACATCTCTTTAAACTGACATTTCtttgaactgtcttgtgcaagttttaaattgacaatacctgttagcaaaggtgtcagctagagatgacgtgcaggagcttgcagggatttgtagtcttgcatgatgtctactttgatgctaattagcattttttcaTCAGAGAGTAAATTAGTTGAATATATTGATACAAGGCACCTTGTGAGAGTGATTTACAtagttatcaaaacatcatgccAGAGTAAGCCTAGCcattatttgaagtgtttctaaaatcccctatgggaataATGAATGGTGGAacaacgattggaaccatttccctgtttgaccactaggttttatgggtattatgacacctactgtggggctctattactAGCTACCTAATCTCATTTGACTACACTTGGCCCATGCACAATTAGCCTGTTCACGTGGTTGCTATGCCATATACATACACCATAACAACATGTCATGTACTGCCTTTCAAAGTCACCACAAAGAACAAGAACAGAAGCTCATATCAAAGTTATTATAGGAACAGGAATAGGAAAATACGGKTTGTCTGTTAATAGAATAGTACCATCAGATTGTGGAAATGTCAGATTTAGTTTTCCATTAGTTTACAGGCACATCCAATCTTTAGAGCTCTGATGTGTTCAGCAGGGTCATAAAAGTTGCTCCATAAACATTTATGACTATGCAAAAAGCTACTGTTTTGGGAGAGCTCTCTCACCTCATTCAGTTCAACAGTGCCATattggcaaaaatgtattttcagtcACTGTACCTCCAAGAAGCATCTGACTACATTGTACCAAGAACCATCTGACCACTACATTGCTCTCAGAAAGACAACTTTTTAAATGCAGTTTATTATAATCTTGCAGAAAGTCACGTGAAAATATGTGCCTTGAGTAAACTGTGTATTGTGTTACCTCAACTTAAATTGATTATTGTTAGCTATTATGATAAGAATATGGACATTGTTAATTAGTTATGTTTTGAATACTTCTGTGGTTCTATGACTGATAAGCGTTTAATGTAGACTCGTGTCAGACTTTAGCCTTGCTCTTGAGGTCCACTTTGTAGATGGTCTGGTAGCCGTCGTCCCAGGCATACAGCTGCTTGTCCTTGGGGTGGTAATGCATACTGTAGTGGTTGGTGTAGCGCTTAGGAAAGAACAGCACAGGGCTCTCCTCACTGTGGATGGTGTCGTGGATATCGTACAGGCACTGAATGCTGGAGCGCCCTCCGTAGCGGGAGTTATACACCACGTACAGCGTTCCACAGATCATGAATGCTGACTCTGCGTCACGGCTCGTACAGGTGGTGTCCCAGGTGTGCTCCACAGCCAGGCTGCTCTTGTCCAGCTTGGTGATCACCAGGTTKCCCCCAAACTCTGGGTCAGAGTAGATGACCCACAGGCCCAGTTCGTCCACAGCCAGGTCCAGGAAGGTATGCGTGGTGAGGGCGTAGGTAGGCAGGCGGCCAACCCCGGGCAGCAGCATACTGTCGGCCACAGTGCGGTTGAGGAGATGCACCTTTAAGATCTGATTGGGTGTGTCTGCCCTGTGATAGTACAGAAAGCCATTGTAGACCACATGGCCAGTTCCCTGCCAGGGAAAGGGGAGTTGAATTGGATGAGCCTGGGCGAGCCTTCCCTCAGTGAAGGTCTTCAAGGATTTAAACTCCAGTACGGTGTTGTTCTTATTCCCGCTGAAGAAATAGATTTTGGCAGAACCCTTAGTAGGGTCTTTCAGCCAGGATCCATAGACGTCCCCTGCTTTCTTCACTATCTTCAGAGACTTCACACCAGTGAGAGCTATGTTGCAGTCTATACATGAAAGGACAAGAGTAAGATTGAAAGTATCCTAATTTATTTCTCAATAtcatgtacaacacacacacatgtatattaCATTGTTTTCCAGTTAACATCAGTTTCCTAAGTACCTGTCCCCAGTGTgatctttactattttcttctGGGCGTCTTTCATCTGCTGTTCCATCAGGGCCTCCTCTACCTCGATGTGGGGCTGGTTAGGGGTCTTATTCTCCAGGTACTCCAGGTCCCTCTCCACTCGCTCCACCCGCATGGCTACATTATCCACCTGAGTCTTTACCTCCGTTCGGTGCACCTCCATGCTAGCCAGCTGGCTACGCAGCTTTGTAGACAGGTCATAGATCTTCTGGTCCACCTGCTGGGTGTTCTGCTCACATTTGATCAGACGCTCCTGGGCAAGAGAGGTGAGCAAGCAGATGCTGTCTAAGAAGTGGCACAATGTGATTGTAAGATAGTGGACCCTAGGTGGTCTTGTCAGGGGGTGTGAAGTCTAAGGATTCAGACAAAATCAGGTGCAAAATGGAGGCATTTATTTATAGGTGCAGAAGGTGAAATGGAACCATGGATGTTTACAAGACGTTGATGAACTCTGACATATAAACTTTAAAAATGACAAACAATCATCTAAATAGCCAATAACTGAGGCAACAACTGGCTTCTAAGGCAGAGCGCCTATAACATCAGTAATTACTCATACTGctgagtaaaacaaaaaaatgggaCCAAATGTCACTCCAGCCCAAGCGCTCCTGAAATGAACCAGAATAGTTTAGAAACGCTTGGCTGCCCTAATCAGCGCAGAGTTGAGCCGGTGTGGAATATGGCTCGAAAACGTACYTCAATCCAGTGATAGAAGATGACGCTGTACTACTAATTATCCCAACTGACAaatcgagaagattgaaatactgctaatTTATGAAACTGCCTTTTTCGTCTTGGGCCCCTCCAAATCAGTCCAACATTTTTTGTTGTGATGGTGAGTACAGGTCGATAAATCGAAACAATGTAACTTAAATTCTTAATTAACATTGTTAACAATTTCTACTTGCGTGTGATCGCTTGTATAAGAACTTTGGGACATGTTTAGCGGTACACTCTAACCAcatgaacaaacaaaaacatttgcaaacagtGTTTGGTGGCAAATGAGAGTAGGGTGTATATGCATTGGAGTCCCTAGTTTGCATCGTCACAGTGAACAGTTTGTTTTGAGATTTGCTGTTAACATCGGTTTTAGTTTAGTGTTGCTCTAATGTTATCAATACAGACTAAACAATGAGATAGAGTAATCTGAAAATATGATATTAGTTTTATTTGACCATATGCCAATCCATTCATACTCTGTGTGTAATGAAGAAAACATGTAGTTTGGAGTCTTTAGGCTTTTGTTTTTGTCTCTTACCTCAAGTTGGGCAATCCTCCTCTCAAAATACTGCATCATGAAGGCTTCCTGGGTGGACCTCTGAGCATGCCCCAACCCCAGGCTCAGGACGAGCAGTGTCAACATCCAGGTATACATCAAACACACTTTTAGGACTTATTTCAACTACTCTCAAACACAACCACAAAAATATATTCCTTTAAGAGAATTCAGTTCTGAACTAACCTAAAAATATGTCTCCCTGGTGAGTTGTGTGGTTGAATTCCAGAGGCATCTGGCTGTATGTTTGTTGTTGGTTGATGTGAGAGACAGTTCTGGAAGGTTTTGAATCCTTCTTCTGAGAGACAGTTCCAGGAGTTTCTCTATCCTTYTTCTGAGAGAGAGTTCTGCTCATGCTGCTGCGTCTTTAGCCCTTCTAATATTATCCAGATGGGCCCTTGACACGTCCCCAGTCCTGAAAAAAGACRAAACTATGCAGGATAAAGGTCAAATTAGTTTTTATAATGCATGCATTGATCTATTATTTTCTGGATTGTTGTTTTTCTCCCATTGTAtaaagatttcacaaaatgttgAGGCATACTGTCTATTTTGGATATTGTTATCATATAATGTATTTATGAAAATAATGTAGGTTTTGATTGTTGTTTCATTGTTTAGAAGTTGAAGCATTGGTCAGACAACTGTTGAACAGGCACAGGCTCTGAATAGATTTCTTCATCTTTGTTTATAGTTTTAGAAGATTACTTTTGGCCcaatccctctatccctctgcgGGTTGATTTCATTGAATCCAACAGACAGTGACCTTGTTCCTACCAGCAGGTGGTGCCACATTATCTGGAGAAGACTGAAGTTTTCATTTCCTCCTGAGGACCTGCATGCCAGCTGTGTCCAGTACGTTTGTTTTTGGTACATTGATAGAGTTTGTGTACTTTCAGCAATCGACACTTCCTGTAACCTTTAGTAATATCGTAACAACTAGACATGGTCTCTACATGAACCTGGATGTAAGGCATGAGCACTTTATGTCTGGGGCCGGAAATCAGACAGGTACACTAAAAAGTATAATCCATTAGTTAGCTAACTTTGATAAGTaaccagaaataactattgattttatggttcacaaaaaaaaatacatagatattaaataaattagaccatgcccatttcaatCTTATCTTTctacaaaatgtaaatgttatatcagAATgtttaggcaagttagctggctaactccttgATCCTGCTTTATAGTGTACCCCTCAGGTTTCATCTGTCTGAATGCGTTTGTCCTTTCCATCTGTTGTCAATGAGATATGGCATCATCTGTCTGTGTATTGAACAACCCTCAAAAGCTCAATTGCATAGAACTGGTTTCATCAGGTAATATTCTCCCTACCATCTTTCCACTTATCTGACTATCCTTTCAGTGTCAGGAAGTTACCTTATTTCAAATGTCAAAGCATATTTCCACTAgacagcagacactcttatccagagcgacttacaggagcaattagggcacatcaacagatttttgaACTaatcggctcggggattcaaaccagtaatctttcagttactggaccaacactcttaactgccaGGCTATGTGACAGCAGAAGTTTTCTTTCAGTTGACTTCAGCATTGTAGCCTTGAAAACATCTCCTGTTGATCTGTAACCAAAGATGGTTTAGTTACAGGGGTGTCAAAATACTGCACGGATCCGGCCCTCGAGGGGTCCAATCCGGCCCGTGGGGGAGAYgaactcaatatactttaaaatgactgaaACCAAATCTAAACTGTGTAKAAATGATAaaggacctacattcatacagtttcttgactgtgtccagctcactaataatcactgaaatgaaatctagacagtcagggagtatCGGAAATTCCCAAAACAATGTATAAAGGACTATATTTTGCTAATTTTGACGgctaggaaataacacattggctcgaatctaggttctGTCTTTTGATTTTGAGAAATTCGAACaactaaataaaaacatttcttcttttattgacttctcaaaccccaaactgGTCTGCCGAGTCTGCTTCGCACTTGAAGTCTCACGATGTTGGGCCCCTGTGTTTGGAAACTCTGTGCTATAACAGTTCATTGCCAATTGAAGGAACATGACCACTCAAATTGATATCCAGATGTTATACGTAAGTGTCCACTTAGCAAAATAAGAATKACTAATGCCATAATCACAAATTGATATTCAATGTATCTGATATGATAAAATGCTAGCCCacccaacatacagtgccttcagaaagtattcacaccccttgaccttttccagattttgtgttacagcctgcatttaaaattgattaaattgcaaTGTTTGGTTACTGGYgtgtggaattatgtttttcaaaatgtcctttctttgcgaggcattggaaaacctccctggtctttgtttgaGTCRgcgtttgaaattcactgcttgactgagggaccttacagatcattgtatgtgtggggaacgtaacagtgcaataatagtgttcaacattctttttgaatgactacctcatctatgtaCCTCACAcatgggaggttttccaatgcctcgcaaagggcacctattggtagacgagtaaaaaaattaaaaagcagacattgaatatccctttgagcatggtgaagttattaattacactttggatggtgtatcaacacaaccagtcactacaaagatacagatgtccttcctaactcagtttctggagaggaaggaaaccgctcagggatttcaccagttAAATSGCTGTAATAAGAGGATGAATCAACGCTGtaggtactccacaatactaacctaattgacagagtgaaaagaaggaaagctGTACGGAATAcaaattccaaaacatgcatcctgtttgcagcaaggcactaaagtaatactgcaaaaaatgtggcaaagtaataccatttttacacacacattattgagtaccaatctccatattttcaagcatagtggtggctgcaacaTGTGGGTGCTTGTAATCGTTGGACTGGGGAGTTTctttcagaatatttttttttttttacagaatggcgctaagcacagtcaaaatcgtagaggaaaaacctggttcagtctRctttccaccagacactgggagatgaattaacctttcagcaggacaataacctaaaaaaccAGGCCACATGTAtacaggagttgcttaccaagaagacagtgactgttcctgagtggccgagttacagtctttacttaaatctacttgaaaatatatggccagacttgaaaatggttgtattTGACAGagcttactttttttttaaagaataaagggcaaatattgtacaatccaggtgtgcaaagctcttagagacttacccagaaagactcacagctttaatcgctgcccaaggtgattctaacatgtattgactcaggaggggKaatacttacagtatgtaaataagatatttttgtatttcattttcaatacattttcaataaatctaaacattatggggtgtttcattatggggtgttgaggtgggtttatttaatacattttgaattccggTTGTAACACAATCTGAAATAAGTcaacgggtatgaatactttttcaagACACTAAGAGCTGCTGTAGCATCTGCCATCTCTGATGCGCTTATACTCGCCTGAGGTTGGCAAATCAACAGACTAACACTTTCCACTTAACTATGCAGCAGAGTTTTTTACTATGcagtataatttcagccagtagtgtTTAGTAGTAGAGCTCATGAGCCAAAATGGTGGCGACGcttcattcagggcaggtggggcataGCATTttcagttaataaagccacatataaacatggtctcttttttttgctttcttgagtaaggcagctccaaaatgcaggtgtttcagcctggctcagtgctttctgtggtggtggggcagccagcagaaaatacgtaGCATAGggattggtaatgttctctagttgctcagtgttctgttactcatagggacactacgtcaccgcaaaatctacgggtagagcttgaaaattgaagccccttgggtgctgccatactctaaagtgcctttggaaagtattcagaccccttggcttttacgatattttgttaggttacagccttattctaaaattgattaaatagttttgttTTTYccctcatcaatctacacacaataccccataatgacaaagcaaaaacttttttcagaaatgttggctaatttacataagtattcagaccctttactcagtactttgttaaagcacctttggcaacgattacagactcaagtcttcttgggtatgacactacaagcttggcacacctgtatttggggRgtttctcccattcttctctgcagatcctctcRAGCTTTTTcaagttggatgaggagcgttgctgcaYagctattttcaggtctctccagagacattCAATCAGGTTTAAGTACGGtttctgactgggccactcaaagacattcagagacttttcccaaagccactcctgctacagtggggagaagaagtatttgatacactgccgattttgcaggttttcctacttacaaagcatgtaaaggtctgtaatttttatcataggtacacttcaattaattacttaaaaatcatacaatgtgattttctggattttagattctgtctctcacatttgaagtgtacctatgataaaaattacagacctctacatgctttgtaagtaggaaaacctgcaaaatcggcagtgtatcaaatacttgttctccacactatacgttttggctgtgtgcttagggtcgttgtcctgttggaaggtgagctttcgccccagtctgaggtcctgaggttttcatcaaggatctctctgtacttttctccRTTCATCTATGCCTCGATCCGACTAGTcacccagtccatgccgctgaaaaacatccccaccaccatgcttcaccgtagggatggtgccaggtttcctccaggcgtgacgcttggcattcaggccaaagagttcaatcttggtttcatcagaccagagaatcttgtttttcatgttttgagagtctttaggcgccttttggcaaacttcaagcgggctgtcatgtgccttttactgaggagtggcttccgtttggctactctaccataaagtcctgattggtggagtgctgcagagatggttgtacttctggaaggttctcccatctccacagaggaactctatagctctgtcagagtgaccatcaggttcttggtcacctacctgtccaaggcccttctcccccaattgctcagtttggcccagctctaggaataatcttggtgattccaaacttcttccatttttaagaattatggaggccactgagttcttcgggacctttaatgctgcagaaatgttttgatacccttccccagatctgcccctcgacacaatcctgtctcggagctctacggacaattccttcgacctYatggcttggtttttgctc
This portion of the Salvelinus sp. IW2-2015 linkage group LG4q.1:29, ASM291031v2, whole genome shotgun sequence genome encodes:
- the olfml1 gene encoding olfactomedin-like protein 3, translating into MYTWMLTLLVLSLGLGHAQRSTQEAFMMQYFERRIAQLEERLIKCEQNTQQVDQKIYDLSTKLRSQLASMEVHRTEVKTQVDNVAMRVERVERDLEYLENKTPNQPHIEVEEALMEQQMKDAQKKIVKITLGTDCNIALTGVKSLKIVKKAGDVYGSWLKDPTKGSAKIYFFSGNKNNTVLEFKSLKTFTEGRLAQAHPIQLPFPWQGTGHVVYNGFLYYHRADTPNQILKVHLLNRTVADSMLLPGVGRLPTYALTTHTFLDLAVDELGLWVIYSDPEFGGNLVITKLDKSSLAVEHTWDTTCTSRDAESAFMICGTLYVVYNSRYGGRSSIQCLYDIHDTIHSEESPVLFFPKRYTNHYSMHYHPKDKQLYAWDDGYQTIYKVDLKSKAKV